The Triticum urartu cultivar G1812 chromosome 6, Tu2.1, whole genome shotgun sequence genome includes the window ctccgtcataggcttcgcaatctttgagaaattctcaataaatctccggtagtatcctgcgagtccaagaaaactgtggatctctccaactgtggttggggcttcccacttggtcacggtttcaactttagcgggatctactactataccttctccagatataacatgtccgaggaatcctacttccttcaaccaaaactcacatttgctgaacttggtatataactgatgttctttgagctttccaagtaccaaacgcaaatgctccttatgctcctcttcattcttcgaataaaccaggatatcatcaatgaacactacgacgaacttatccaagagctccataaacactttgttcatcatgttcataaaataggcaggtgcattagtcagaccaaatgacataacggtatactcatacagcccatacctggtggtaaaagctgtcttcggaatattctgttctcgaatcttcaactggtggtatcctgatcgctgatcgatcttggaaaatatcttagctccttgcaatcaatcaaacagatcattgatcattggtagtgggtacttgtttttgatcgttacttcattcaatcctcgatagtcaacaaccatccttaacgatccatccttcttctccactagtagtactggcgatccccaaggcgaagaacttgggcgaatatatcctttatccagtaactccttaatctgcttcttaatttccaccaaatcctttgctggcatcctatatggtctctttgatattggccctgtgcctggcaatagctcaatcaggaactcaatatctctatctggtggcatgcctggcaactcttccgGAAATACATCGGGAAAATCCCTTACAaccggtacttcctcctgcacaactcctgttaggcaagttacttgagtcctctttggcacatgctgagatacatacttgatccttctcccttctggtgtggtaagcaaaattgacttactagcacacttaatattcccttcataccttgataaccaatccatgcctaatatcacatccaatccttgagattccaatactattaggtctgaggggaaaaaaTAGTTatcaatccttaatggtaaccgatcacaccataaaCTAGCgacatactctgctccaggcgaggttactaacatggatgacctaagggcttgggttggtaggttatacttatccacaaatccccttgatatgtatgaatgcgatgcaccagtatcaaaaagaacgagtgcagtaaatgacttaaccaaaaacttacctattactgcatcgggctgagtttcaacctcctccacgctaacgtggttcacctgtcccctgttgaaagggttcgacttcttcccataacttccattgccattttggccttcaggacattcattggcataatgtcgtgtcttctgacacttaaaacaagtgacttggcttaggtccttcttggctggggttgatgggttggtgcggttctggccgttgcttcctccattgccattaccattcttggtgccattgtgattgtgcgagctacctcctccatgggtatgctgaaatgtcctcccggtctaggggtaaaacgtggcttctactgagctcctgaattgtacttcccttgtccatacttcctcttgcgattttcaatttgctgctgcttcccttcaatcataagagcacgatctaccaactcctggtagttgctgaaggtggctaccatcaactatatgctcaactcatcattcagtcctttcagaaacttctcctgcttagctgcatccgtagcgacgtcatctggggcataacgtgctagcttacttaattcctccacatactggccaactgtctgtcctccttggcgcaagttgcgaaactcacgcttcttcatggccatagctcctgctgaaacatgggcagtacgaaaagcctgctgaaactggtcccatgtgacagtgtcaactgggaaagtggctatgaaattctcccaccatgatgctgcgggtccttctaactgatgtgcggcaaacttcaccttctccgcatctgtgcatcctgctgtggtcaactccctagctgtcttgcggagccaatcatctgctactatcggctcggtgctactggaaaacaccggcggattcagcctaagaaaacgggctaagtggtcaacaggtggtggtggtggtggtgggttgttgttgttgttcccctgattctgattctggactagcaactgcatcaatgtgttctgctgctggatcaactgggtgggCTCCgatggaaaggtaaatccggggtcacgtctcggaggcatctgagggtttagaaaagatgagatataagaatagagggggtctaaagagaaaacactacccatatgcacatgaggcaaaacaaacaattcacttcaatcaatcaaacaagggcatacaatcgatctaactatcgcaaaagtgttcggactactatatttacatggtggactactactactgatggggtggtctactagagaTATTCTTCGGTtacagactccatgatatctgctccagcttcatcaacatagtcatcatcgtaCTATCTAGTtctgagtcggtgtcgtcgatgatgatgtagtcttccgggctaatctcctggggttcttcatcttcatctactggcgtagggcctcccataaatattccaatcttcttgatcaggtcgtcattcttctccaccaatacttcaatttcctcttcataatcttcacgtgtagccttgagttcttcctccggttccttgattctagtcttagccttcttcagatctatcatgtcggcgcacatctggttctcctatcgtcgaatgtgctgatttaactcctgaataaaagctgcaattgatctatccttccgggtgctgatcatctcccagtgctcatctcggcgcccacaaatctggtaaatagtatccttaagatccttgcggtagacttctccaatgcgtcccatggcgatgtgagctgccatgctctttcctagactccaagtaggtgcatcaaaagaaaactctatgggctcggtgactggcatgaacgtccttcctggaacttgaacttgaatcatccagcgctcttcttcaggtaaagtggcgttgtaggttcccgtgaagcttggtactcctatgttcaggtatctagtgacttccttcaagtgccGTCCAAAGgatgtatcttcatccggttgcgtgaacttgttccttgcatccgccatcctaaagagtagagaAGATGAGAAGTCAAAAAAGAAGAGAGTggatagtgatctaggtctttagcttaatGGTCGTATCCTACAATCAGcgtgtgctttgataccatctctgtagcgaccagacctcaaacagtctgatctctgtgctccggtgtcattcctggatcagtaatgctgacaccacacagtactcggaggatttatagcagagtagcaatcacacacttattacatcgagtgtctctaaagagaacttattacaattaatatggcttaaggccatctaataacgataacagcggaaggcttggaagataagtgagtccatcaactccaacggcatcactgaatatataaccacgacctaaaaactccttaatcgtcgtttgaaaagtctgcaacattaacgttgcagcccgaaaacgggtcagcacatgcaatatgctggcaaggtaacacatagagagtaatggaataaAATAGCTATattatatgcatatttggctggtggaaagctctatggttacagttttgcgtaaagccaatttttccctacttcaaagaaataaaatttaattactatcatggtggttgttaaacattgagaatggttgacagcattctcaatcccaattaagcatcatcgttaaacataacccaacaaaattaatttagagtaacatattgagattcacatgaaaatccaagtactagatactcaaaacgtccataaccggggacacggctaaccatgattagtttattacactctgcagaggtttgcgcacttttccccacaagactcgatcgcctccgtttggtttctcgcactacatggtgtttgagaagacggatgaccaagacatagtctttcaaaagtgctagcaccttatgatcgggtagaccgtaccacctacatcccctacatctgctagtctaccactctaagagttcgcacaacttagtcaactatgctagagcccataatagcttgtggctgcacacggaagtttctaatatgaatagtctcatgatccctttgagcctgggtggcggtccataaaaaaaacaggcaatcctggtctacccaggtgcctggacaggcaatcctggaataaccaggtatctcaatccacccagatgtgtgtttaagtggccaccttaaataaaccattaattaacaatctcacatctgtcatggatatcactcacccaatccacgtctactagcatagcatggcataaaaagcaaacgtagaagtaactcccaaaggtttgataataaacaggtaataggcactacctcatctacttcccatcccacaatttaattagatcctaatcatgcaatgtgtgaggattaatctaatgcaataaaactggatagtagaaaaggtatgatcaaagtgttacttgccttgctgatgatccgcgaaacctaacgattcgaagtaacaaacggcgcactccgggtattttatcgcagacaaacaaacaagcatacaataaatactcatctaatgcacgggtaaaactcaaataagagatctaaccagaaggttcaacttaagaactccggtttgcaaaaagaatcaaatcgaacgaagcaacgaaagtcaaacggcgaaagaaaacaacttcgttctagtaatctggatctagcgaaaattttacagtagcaaaaccttgtttaagttgattaaacggatagagggtttcgagacgaaactctaggcgcttgaatcgtctgattccgataaacgagcgaaaagttatactaaaacgaaaatcggatcaggaatcgcgatcagaaaaatcacggatttaatccgagaaaaagaaaaacgacgaacgctcgctagagcgaacgaacggacgaacgctcactatttaaataaaccggaaaaaccgatctatttaaaaaaaccgaatctaaaaaaaccgacaaAAAACCGACGGTTTTTTGAAAAAAACGGCGGCATgaaaaacgaggcggcggcgacggcgtccggcaggcggcgcggcggcagagtcggcgaggcggcgggcaggacggcggcgcggcggggcggcggcggctgcggggtGAGCGGGGCGGGGCTGGCTAGGGTTTGGCCCGGGGGGCTGGGCCGGCTTTTATTGCCTAGTCGGGccagagtcctagtcggacacggcccgttaggtcggttcgtttttttattattccgctcggaagaaaaataaaaagaaatactaaacgaattccaaaaattccgaaacaaattttcacgggcttctaaaatcaagccgcacaagatgaacatttatttgggacctaaatgcaattttgaaaaacgcacatttttactaaattcaaataaaacaccgaaaaactccgaaataaaatcttatttgattttattattaaatcctcaatatttctttattttgggaaagtcattttattccctctctcatatttttgtaatagaaataattgatgataaaataaataaaatcaaatgatcctattttcaaaatttgagaaaactcaaatatgaaaataacgaaatccccaactctctccgtgggtcattgagttgcgtagaatttctaggatcaaccaaaatgcaaaataaaatataatatgcatggtgatctaatgtataacattctaaattgaaaatttgggatgttacaatggTTCACAAAATTCCAAAATGTTTCCCCCCCTGAAAAGACTTATCAGTtcacaaaacaaaaaaaatagtaaATCCTTTGAACTAATATACTCGATTAAACGACAAAACAACATACACTCGTATAGAGCACATTTTGAATATCATCGAAGCATGCCTAAAAATGGCTAAAATGCAAAGTTCTGTATTCCAAGTAGATAGATGGGGGTCTTATTTCATATAATAAGGTGAATGAGAGGGAAAGCAAAACAAACAATCGAGTAATTAGCTAGGGAGTTGAGACAATCCAAAATAAAATGAGTCCAACTGGCAACAAAACGaaaaatcaaatcaaaatgaCAACTGTACCAATTTATTAGTGGAATCTCTGTCTCAAAGATGGTAGTGGAATGTAATACTTGAACAAGTTCAGAAATGCAACCAGTCGTATAGACTATAGAGCTGTAGGGTATTGCCACACATGCGGTACAGGAAAACTTAGTCGTTAGTTCTAATGCTGGTCCTTCGGCATGATTGGCAAAAACACCTAATGATCAGTAAAACACAAGCAAGTATTTGACGAAACCTATAAATGTAGATAACCCAGTTTGCATGTGTCTAACACAGTCTAAGATAATAATGGACTTCTCTTTCTCATCTTCAGAATATCAATACTTGAACAATCCATACAGTGGACGATAGAACGAAACGTTATGATACCTTGCCAGCATATCGTCAAGCACCTTCTCCTTCAAGTAGAGGGCACAACTTATTATTTACCAAAGAGGGAGGCCATGGCATGATGTAGGGCCGGACATGCCTGTCACATCTCTTCTGAAAGAGCATGTCCAGCTTCGCCGTCTCCATGCATAAAGACAGGAACCACGAAGGAACATGAACATTATGGAACGTTTCACCAGTAGAGAAGTACACAAACCCATCAATAGTATCCACAATATGCAGCTCAACATCTTCTAGTGAGCCCCCAGTGGCCTCAACAATCGACTTTAACTCTAACTGAAACTTCTTCTCTAGCATCCATCTCTCGAAGCCGTCCTCATCAGCTCGCCAGAACCAAACATGGATACCAAAGTCAACTGGGCAAACGATACAAAGCCTCCCATCCTTGGCCTCCCCAGGCCACACAAGGTGAATTTTCCCTTCCAAGAATGGTGGCAGATCCATCCGAGAGAAATGTAGCGTTGCGGTGTTCAGCACGAGCAAGCCGGCTTCATTTGCTTGTATCCAATAGATGAACCCATTCACCATCGTGCCAACTTTAAGCCAGTGTTCGTCTTCAGGCAGTGGCTCCACAGCCTCAGACCACGGGAAGATCCGCCACTCCCTGCTATCTGACGAGAAGACGGCGGCGCGCGCCCGCGACTCGTCGTGACAGATAGTGACAAGGCGGAACGGCCCGTCGCCCTCTTCGGAGGCGAGGATGAAGCAATCGAGGTGCGAGGTAAGGCCGTGGCCGTCGTCGAAGAACTCGTCGGGCGTCGGAGGGACAAGATCCAGGGCCCCTGTGAGGGGGTTGTAGGCGGCGAACTGCCCCGTCCTTCCGTTGCAGAGGAGCACGTGGCCTCCCCGGCAGTCGCACACGAACCACCCAGGGGAGGCGTCGTCGTCGTCGGGGAGGCGGGTGAAGAAGAAATCGGCGCCGCGGACGGCGGCTGCGAGGTCAGGGTCGGAGCGGCGGCGGACGGGGGCGAAGGCAGGGATGGCGGGGCCGTCGGGGTCGAAGAAGAAGCCGAGGAGAGGGGGTGGGTGGGCCGCGCGGAAGCTGCGGCGGAAGACGGGGGACGAGCGGACGGCGCTGAGGAAGGTGCGGCAGCTGAGGGCGGCGCGGACGAGGCTCGGGAGGGAGGGGAGGCGGAGGAAGATTTCGCGGAGGAGATCGTCGCCGAGATCGATTACGGTGGTGggagcaggcggcggcggcgatggagaTGGCGACGATTGCTCGGAGGCCATGGCTTTGCACGGAATTCCGACTTGCACTGCCGCGGAAGGAGAGTGCTCAGGTAGGACCCACTAGTCTGTCTCTCTGGATCCACTGGGTAAAAGAACTGTAGAGTTTCCCTGCAGAAAGGGCGCGGCCGGGGTGTGCACCGCCAAACCAGGCCGAATAGCCGGTCCAGGCGTGGCGGCCCGATAGCCCGCGTGCCCGGCCAGTGGTGGGCCTAGCCCAGCACGTATACAATCGGGTCGTGCCGGCACGTGGCCCGTCTAGAGCCGTGAGACAGGCCCAAAACAGTCTAAAATCAGGCGGGCTGATGAGCTAAACGTATCGGTGGGCTGCTCTGTTTCCTTGTTGTGTCGTGCATGGCCAGAGCACAAATGCAAAGAGCGTAAGAGGTGCTAATCACTAATTAAAAAGCATTCATTTCTTTAAAAAAACTAATTAAAGAGCACTTCTTGCAAAGGTCACTACCACTTTCCAATAATTATTCAGTGTGGCACTTGCCGTAATCTTGAAGTTTTTTTTTACAGATTTatttattcaaaatgttttacCTCTTTTTCCGCAAAAAAAAATGTTCTACCTCTTAAACCGTGGCCTATAAGCTAACATGTGGTGCATTGCAGCTTCCTTCACAAACTTTGGATTACTTAATGCACAATGGCAAAACGGGATGAAGAAAGTGCAAATCTGGGGGTTGCATTCTTCTAAAAGTATCATATCTTCTTTCCTTAGGGAGAAAGCAGAAACCAGAAACGAGTGGAGGTTCGATCTCTCACCCAAAGCAACCGGAGCTGGTGGAATCTTCCCCTATAGACTCTGAAAAATCATCGTGTACCTTTTCCCTATAGACTACGAAAAAGGTGGCATTTGACATCTAAAGTTTCACCACCCCTACTACTGCCCAAAATCCTGCCTTGGTGAGCTCTCCCCAAGGTGACACCGAAGGTCTACCTCCTTTCGTGCGCCTCTCGCGTTCCCTTGACCTGATGCATCTGTTTAAAAGTAAATGGTAGGGTCAAATCAGGCAAAGCCATAACAAGAGCAGTGACCAGACAATTCTTCAATGTTGTGAAGGCCTCAACAAATATGCCCCCAATCACGCTGCCTATGTGAACAAATTATAAAACTTTGCATAAGCATCTTAATTAAGTAGAAAAACCTAATCGATAGCCTACTATTTATACTTGTCTTTATCTTTTTTGCTATGCTATGGAGTTCTTTGATGGTCTATCTTCGCACCTGGCGCTTCTGGCGCTTTCTTCCTTCCACCTTCCTCTTGTACTTGACTCTTCCCCGATCACTCCCCGAAAACGGCAGCAGTGACCATAGTAGCTGCATGAATCAAAGCAGATACTGGAGTGGGACCTTCCATTGCATCGGGTAACCAGAGCTAGCGCAATTGGGATTTAGAGTCCCATGCGTAAAACTAAAGAGGATTTTCAGTCCTATGCTCTACCAGCCAGAACCTAGAAGGACACTTCACACCCGATTTGACACAGCTAGACTGGAGACTACTTGAACAGATGAAATGGAAGGAAGAAATGAAAGTTCGATCTACCAACATAGAGTCCGCCCCTCCCAGGAAGAAGAAATTTGCTACTTTGGCTCATCAATTGGTAAGTCTGTCTATGAAGTTCAGTGCCCAGAGGTATGACCTCGGGAAGAAACAAAGATCGGGCAGGGAAAACAGGGTTCGAACCCGCGACTTCTGGCGTGACAGACCAGCAGCCAAATCTTGAACTCTTTTTACTGTTGAATTCCTCGAGTCGAGCTCTTCTAAATTAGATCTCATGTTGATAGATTTtaatgattttttttcaaaaaaacaAACGAAAAAATCAAACCGGGACCACGATTTTTTTCCTTCTGAAAGAGGCATAactgtgcctctcgcggaagcaaatccGTGCCTCCACGAGAAGTAAACCGATGCCTCTCGcagaaagaaaaaaaagttttcgagaggcacggccgtgcctctcacggaagcaaaatCGTGCCTCTCGTGGtaggaaaaaaaaagaaaacatatTTTTTCCATTTTCGTGAGGCACGGTCATGCCTCTCacgaaagaaaaagaaaaaagaaaactcCTTTTTTGTTCGTTTCCGAGttcctctcgcggaagcaaatccGGACATCTCGCGcaaggaaaaagaaaaaaggaaatgTGCTTTTTcccgttttcgagaggcacggttgtgcctctcgcggaagcaaattcgtgcctctcgcggaagcaaatcGTCCCTCTCGTGGTAGGAAAAAAATAAGAACACGTTTTTTTCGTTTCCAAGAGGCACGGTGCCTCTCTCGGTCGAAAAAAGGAAACACGTTTTTTTGCGCAAAatgttttttttgaattttttccTCCACACGTAAGAAAGACCGATGAAAAAACGAAAagccaaaaaaacaaaaaaacaacaactaaaAAGCCAAAAATGTGTGcaggaaaatgaaaaaaattcGAAGAGAGCGCCCATAGCGTAGCACGTGACGGCTAAGAGCGTGCCAAGTCAGCCCATCCAAATTGACCCTTGGAAGGCTGTTTGGCCCCACATGACAAGAGCTCAATTCTTCGAAAATGCCAAATGAAGGACGAGCTCTATGGAGACTGATTTTTGAAAAATCCTAAATTCATATTTTGCGTTTCATTTTTAAAAAAGGTACACATATACCCAAAGATATGTACGTCAAAGGCGAGCTACACCAAAAAATGTGGCTTTTCACCACAATACCATATTCATTCTCCAAGCCCCTTGAATTTTGTTTCATTTTGTGCAGCTCTCAATTCAATGACGCTCCCGGGCTGAAAATAATTtagaaaaaaaatccaaaaagTCTGAAACTTTCTCGGAACAAGTATTGTTAGTGTATTACTCCCACGACAATGCATAGGAGCTCTCAGGGTGTCATGCACCCTATTTGAACagtaaaattttaaaaaaatactagaaaaatatattaaaaactgatctgttggagtatcaaacctGGTCGTTAATTCTACCGGCATACGAAGTTTGGCGAAGAAATGACATCTGTGGTATTCTTAGTGAAGAAAATATAGTCTGACCTATTTCATTCAAACCTTTTTTATATAATCGAAATTTCTGTCTTTGCTGAGAATACCACAGATGCCATTTCTTCACGAAACTTCACGTGGGAGTAGAATGGTCGATCAAGTTTGATACCCTGAAATCTCATATATATTTTTCCTAGTATCTTCTTTGATTTTACTATTCATATAGGGTGCATGGCACCCCAGAGCTCCTAATCCGTGTCCATTACTCCCATGTATAGTTTTGCGACAAAATGACTTTCATGGTATTCAAAACGAATAAAAACAAAACTAATACTATATTAAGCTTGCTACTATTCGCATAGTTTATACTTGcaattttgtcttttttgccaacAATACCTTTCTTTTGCGAAATGAGGCAAGTGTTATATTTATGTCGAATATATTGTGTACGCAAGGGGTTATGTGGACTTGGAGTTGTAATTGATGTGGTTGGATATGAGTTGTGTAGGAGtcggacacttgtatcctaggcctcttaTATACGGAGGGGCACCACACGTTGTAACCCATGACGACTTGATAGCAACAGGTACGCGGGGGAGCCGACGGCttgtgccggcgcccgggcggCCGGTGTTGCGGTATCTTGGGGAGGAGCACCCCTAGTCATGCcacggggatgtagccatatcggtgaacctcgttagcAAATATCGTGCCTCGGTGTGTCGTCTATGATCTTACATTAGCGTTTTATTttaacaagtggtatcatgagcaaggttgcGAGAAGGCTATGCGGAAGATCATCCGGAGGTACGAGGATCATGCTCGACAGGTGCCATGAAACGTCCGATTGGCGCAAGGTGGAGCATGGCGGCGATCGCGGAGGCGGTCGGTGGTGTCGGACACTTCAGGCAGGAGGCCTGGACCATTCGATGGGCTGCGGCCGGTAAGGATCGGCTAGACGTGGCGATCGGACCGGTGTAGTGGCTGTTGAAGACATCGCGGAGGCGACGGATTCGGCTCACGATCAGACCGGCGACCAGACGTGGGGGACGGCCGGATAGATCGGAGTGTGAGAGCATCGAGACGATGCGCTCGGTGTTGTACAAGGGCGACGGCGCGGCACTACGGACGGATTGTGTTGGCGACGTAGATGGCCAGGGTATGGCACGGCTCGTGCACAGATGATGCGCGAGGTGGCGTCTGTTTCAGCAGGGTTGGCGTACGGTGTGCGCGCGACAGGGCAAGTTACAGATCGCTGGCGAAGAACCAAGATCAGAGACGGAGCTGTCGTCGTATACGGCGGCGATCTTTTCAGAGGCAAACGAAATTGAGAAGGTCAGGCTTTTGGTTGCGGCGCTGCGTACGCGAGACGGCACACGGAGCCACGGACGCGTGTGGTAGTCGGTCTCGGAAACAGCGGACGTACAGGCAAAAGGCAAAGGATCAGCGGGTCTACTCGGATAAGGTGCAGCAAAAGAAACGAAATCGTACTGGCGCAGGAGTCCAGGGGATTAACGAGCACGCGGCTAGTCGATACAACGTGTACGTGCGTGTGGATGTTTTGGTCCAGGGACAAGCCTACCGCTGGTTATATTGAAAATAATAAAAAAGGAAGGTGACGTGTGCATGCAAACTGGGTCCGTGTGAGACTTGTTTGGTGAGGTCCTAGCAAAATTATGACAGGACTTGGGTTTCCGTGTACAAGAAGAAAAGATAACGCTCGGGTGATCAGCGGTAATAAAAGGCTGGCGACGCGAAGCAGCGAAGGGCACAGTATTCAATCTGCGAGTTTAGAAAAAAAAGGTGGAGCAGTCAAGTTTCTGCACAGAGCAAGTTGATCTGCGCGTTTTGGCGACAGGTTCCACAGGAATTTTCTGAAGGGCGGACAGGGACGTTGTGCTGGTTGTATTTCTTGGTAGATCGCGGACTGCGGCGTGGCTTCAGATGAGGAATACGGGATCAGTGATCTTTTTCGTGAGGAAGTCACAG containing:
- the LOC125515453 gene encoding uncharacterized protein LOC125515453 gives rise to the protein MASEQSSPSPSPPPPAPTTVIDLGDDLLREIFLRLPSLPSLVRAALSCRTFLSAVRSSPVFRRSFRAAHPPPLLGFFFDPDGPAIPAFAPVRRRSDPDLAAAVRGADFFFTRLPDDDDASPGWFVCDCRGGHVLLCNGRTGQFAAYNPLTGALDLVPPTPDEFFDDGHGLTSHLDCFILASEEGDGPFRLVTICHDESRARAAVFSSDSREWRIFPWSEAVEPLPEDEHWLKVGTMVNGFIYWIQANEAGLLVLNTATLHFSRMDLPPFLEGKIHLVWPGEAKDGRLCIVCPVDFGIHVWFWRADEDGFERWMLEKKFQLELKSIVEATGGSLEDVELHIVDTIDGFVYFSTGETFHNVHVPSWFLSLCMETAKLDMLFQKRCDRHVRPYIMPWPPSLVNNKLCPLLEGEGA